One window of the Spirochaetia bacterium 38H-sp genome contains the following:
- a CDS encoding HAMP domain-containing methyl-accepting chemotaxis protein — protein sequence MKIKTRLLLVMVIIVVGFALTAGSFLYVDSVSSSISSLESKGRDTLISLFRFIDFSQQLLVKETSSVKFSAYLNLWSLNKKDTENAFEAFVKHPARGYMNDSLNQKIDAAYENWQKVSTTFDEIYEDMDKLAKDTRIPTHQKSGLIAMRNYVEQNNIGGEDFFRYVASIATRVGNQVQNARNFSTDSVAVIIAQISKESESFISSVRLFLIMFLLIVITVVSFLIFRITSALAGRIVHLESVMSTLEKKDLRARAKDTGSDEIGELASHINGVLDIITGFTASIKNAVKQMDMLKESLASGAGQSAAAVTEIDKNIEMIKGVFIRLSDTIDNMSSGIKDISLNVNAMHSMMDNQTHSINEATSSIEEMTAAVQNVSRLVEERSKGAETLRELVHSSGEKFATSHDLIQAVFHEIENVMEAIEIIETVADQTNLLSMNAAIESAHAGDAGRGFAVVAEEIRKLAETTGEHSDRIGVALRRVVERIQETLQVSDESSAAFEHITKEVDNFVKALEDIKQNTQELSGGSMVVLNSAQSVVDVNKNLAESVTGIVQGIENIYKSAEEVRKVNYEVKKGLEEIETGSKEIVRTVSSISNLAEETREKVSELSGLVDSFKVKEEETA from the coding sequence ATGAAGATCAAAACCAGACTCCTTCTTGTTATGGTTATCATTGTAGTAGGCTTTGCACTTACGGCAGGAAGCTTTTTATATGTGGACTCTGTGTCCTCTTCCATATCTTCTCTTGAGAGTAAGGGTAGAGATACATTGATATCTTTGTTTAGGTTTATAGATTTTTCTCAGCAGCTTCTTGTAAAAGAAACAAGTAGTGTAAAATTTTCGGCATATCTTAACTTATGGAGTCTTAACAAAAAGGATACCGAGAATGCCTTTGAGGCATTTGTAAAACATCCTGCCAGAGGTTATATGAATGACAGTCTTAACCAAAAGATAGATGCAGCATATGAAAACTGGCAAAAGGTTTCTACTACCTTTGATGAGATATATGAGGATATGGATAAGCTTGCAAAGGATACGCGTATACCAACTCATCAAAAATCAGGTCTGATTGCAATGAGAAATTATGTCGAGCAAAATAATATAGGCGGAGAGGATTTTTTCAGATATGTTGCAAGTATTGCAACCAGAGTAGGTAATCAAGTCCAAAATGCACGCAATTTTTCCACGGATTCTGTTGCTGTGATAATTGCTCAGATATCCAAAGAATCCGAATCCTTTATATCCTCTGTTAGGCTCTTTCTAATTATGTTTCTTCTTATAGTAATAACTGTGGTTTCTTTTCTTATTTTCCGTATAACATCTGCTCTTGCAGGGAGAATAGTCCACCTTGAGAGCGTTATGTCCACTCTTGAGAAGAAGGACCTAAGAGCAAGAGCAAAGGATACAGGAAGCGATGAGATAGGAGAACTCGCAAGCCATATAAACGGAGTTCTGGATATAATAACAGGGTTTACTGCTTCAATAAAAAATGCAGTAAAGCAAATGGATATGCTAAAGGAGTCCCTTGCCTCAGGAGCAGGCCAATCCGCAGCAGCGGTAACAGAGATAGATAAAAACATAGAAATGATAAAGGGTGTTTTTATCAGATTGTCTGATACAATAGATAATATGAGCTCTGGAATTAAAGATATTTCTCTCAATGTAAACGCAATGCACAGTATGATGGACAATCAGACACATAGCATAAATGAGGCTACTAGCTCTATAGAAGAGATGACTGCAGCAGTACAGAATGTAAGCAGACTGGTAGAAGAAAGAAGCAAGGGAGCAGAAACTCTCAGGGAGCTTGTACATTCCAGTGGAGAAAAATTTGCAACATCTCATGACCTCATACAGGCGGTTTTCCATGAAATAGAAAATGTAATGGAAGCAATAGAAATAATAGAGACTGTTGCAGATCAAACAAACCTTCTCTCCATGAATGCAGCAATAGAAAGCGCGCATGCAGGGGATGCTGGACGCGGATTTGCTGTTGTTGCGGAGGAGATAAGAAAGCTTGCGGAGACAACAGGAGAGCACTCAGACAGGATAGGTGTTGCTCTGAGACGGGTTGTTGAGCGCATACAGGAAACCCTTCAGGTAAGCGATGAGAGTTCTGCTGCCTTTGAGCATATAACAAAAGAAGTGGATAACTTTGTAAAAGCGTTGGAAGATATCAAGCAGAATACTCAAGAACTCTCTGGTGGCAGTATGGTTGTACTCAATAGTGCGCAAAGTGTTGTGGATGTAAACAAAAACCTTGCAGAAAGCGTGACAGGCATAGTACAGGGAATAGAAAACATATATAAATCTGCAGAAGAAGTTAGGAAAGTAAATTATGAGGTTAAAAAAGGACTGGAAGAGATAGAAACAGGTTCCAAAGAAATAGTGCGCACGGTATCATCCATAAGCAACCTTGCCGAGGAAACTAGAGAAAAAGTCTCCGAACTTTCCGGCCTTGTTGATTCCTTTAAAGTAAAAGAAGAGGAAACAGCCTGA
- a CDS encoding TonB-dependent receptor has protein sequence MKRGFFYYLGLTLLFTAYYISLYAEESVEITVKASRLNEDLMDIPSSVYVIDSDDIIAINPTTVEDLFRNIPSISIKSYGALGSKKSLSIRGSSSSDVLILLDGIPLNTAWDGEASINFLPISSIDRIEILPGTMGGQYGPNAVGGVINIITKKADKKSFSINLKNLSYLPDEYYIKRSTETVKARADYTSLVDAQNLMIETSIPFYSDGTGCGFWLDITRANNGWIWYDESLNGMRGQENNAFLGYKAGGNIGLVLDNAFINVQAIGAKNNKELPGSLSWPTPESYQNDTDFSISSSLTMEKSYVDFLNLSVKTGYSFKNIEYAYDSSSSIDVHKIHSYFIDLQQGTTSFNTAKFLYGAFLKYDVVDSTKIKKNRSSGGFFFSSTYKATERFNINGNIRIDNSNDFPLSFAGDVGTLFYISGNSTLGLKTGTSYRIPSLIDLYWPGYSNSDLLPERSWDGELVYKYMKDNDYSISFSAFTRYTKDDIILDSSWIPQNLGASLISGVEISSDFSFLDNLYVEINYSFLKSFVLKDSNSNYSINNAPELIYTPEHKYGVKFSYNNGAFSLFSSLLGQSAVYTDKENTSFLDGWTVVNIGSGYKFDSGLIFDFIINNIFNTVYQTIEDYPTEPISIELSCGYSF, from the coding sequence ATGAAGAGAGGATTTTTTTATTATCTTGGTCTTACCCTATTATTTACTGCTTATTATATTAGTCTTTATGCTGAAGAGTCAGTAGAAATAACAGTAAAAGCATCCAGATTAAATGAAGACCTTATGGATATACCATCTTCTGTGTATGTAATAGATAGCGATGATATTATTGCTATAAACCCCACTACAGTGGAAGATTTATTTAGAAACATACCCTCTATATCCATTAAAAGTTATGGTGCATTAGGTAGCAAAAAATCGCTATCAATAAGAGGCTCTTCCTCTTCTGATGTTTTGATACTTCTAGATGGAATACCCTTAAATACAGCATGGGATGGAGAAGCAAGTATCAACTTTCTACCTATTTCTAGTATTGACAGGATAGAGATTTTACCGGGTACAATGGGTGGGCAGTATGGTCCCAATGCTGTTGGTGGAGTAATAAACATAATTACCAAAAAAGCAGATAAAAAAAGTTTTAGCATTAATTTAAAGAATTTATCCTATTTGCCTGATGAATACTATATAAAAAGAAGCACTGAGACGGTAAAAGCGAGAGCTGATTATACTAGTCTAGTTGATGCTCAAAATCTTATGATTGAAACTTCTATTCCATTCTACTCAGATGGAACAGGGTGTGGTTTCTGGCTAGATATTACTAGAGCAAATAATGGCTGGATATGGTATGATGAGTCTTTAAATGGGATGAGAGGACAGGAGAATAATGCTTTTCTTGGTTATAAAGCAGGAGGGAATATAGGTCTTGTTCTTGATAATGCTTTTATAAACGTACAGGCTATTGGAGCAAAGAATAATAAGGAATTGCCTGGCTCTCTTTCTTGGCCGACTCCGGAATCGTATCAAAATGATACGGATTTTTCCATTTCTTCTTCACTTACAATGGAAAAATCATATGTCGATTTTCTTAATCTTTCAGTTAAAACCGGTTATAGTTTTAAAAATATAGAATATGCTTATGATAGCTCTTCCTCCATAGATGTTCATAAAATTCATTCTTATTTTATAGATCTTCAACAGGGTACAACATCGTTTAATACTGCCAAGTTTTTATATGGAGCTTTTCTTAAATATGATGTTGTTGATTCCACTAAGATAAAGAAAAATAGGAGTTCCGGTGGCTTTTTTTTCTCTTCCACATATAAAGCGACTGAAAGATTTAATATCAATGGGAATATCAGGATTGATAACTCCAATGACTTCCCCTTATCCTTTGCCGGAGATGTGGGAACCTTGTTTTATATTTCTGGAAATTCTACACTTGGATTAAAAACAGGTACTTCCTATAGGATTCCATCTCTTATAGACCTGTATTGGCCTGGTTATTCCAATTCTGATTTGCTTCCAGAAAGATCGTGGGACGGAGAACTGGTATATAAATATATGAAAGATAATGATTATAGTATCAGTTTTTCTGCCTTTACCAGATATACTAAAGACGATATCATTTTAGATTCCAGTTGGATTCCTCAAAATTTGGGAGCATCTCTTATCTCTGGTGTGGAGATTTCCTCTGATTTTAGTTTTCTTGATAATCTATATGTAGAAATAAACTACTCTTTCTTAAAATCGTTTGTGTTAAAAGATTCTAATTCTAACTACAGTATAAATAATGCTCCAGAACTTATTTATACTCCTGAACATAAATATGGTGTGAAATTTTCTTATAATAATGGAGCATTTTCATTGTTTTCTTCTCTTTTGGGTCAGAGCGCGGTTTATACAGATAAGGAGAATACTTCATTTCTTGATGGATGGACTGTCGTAAATATTGGTTCCGGATATAAATTTGATTCTGGTCTTATCTTTGATTTTATTATCAACAATATTTTCAATACAGTTTATCAAACCATAGAAGATTATCCGACAGAACCAATATCCATTGAATTAAGTTGCGGGTATAGTTTTTGA
- a CDS encoding UTP--glucose-1-phosphate uridylyltransferase — protein MKGVIIAAGYGTRFLPVTKTVPKEMLPLVDVPSIKFIIDEFVSSGIRDILVISSRRKKVLEDFLDREVELEAALKAEGKDALLEKIVPPDVNVFFMRQREMLGTGHALMLAESFTGNEPFVVAYPDDLHFGKKPLAGQLIERYKKTGCCVMASIYNPPNLSRYGVLKIENNRVVDMVEKPAAGTEPGRDASIGRYLYTPDIFPLLREGWEKHTGGEYYHLYALKKLMTAGRVVNHSIEGERIDTGEPSGYLLAILKYAETRKELLPILKDWAETFLDSHGT, from the coding sequence ATGAAGGGTGTGATTATTGCTGCGGGTTACGGGACGCGTTTCTTGCCTGTAACAAAAACGGTGCCCAAAGAGATGCTGCCTCTTGTAGATGTGCCGTCTATAAAGTTTATCATAGATGAGTTTGTATCGTCCGGCATACGGGATATCCTTGTGATAAGTTCCAGAAGAAAGAAGGTTTTAGAGGATTTCCTGGACAGAGAAGTAGAGCTAGAGGCTGCACTTAAGGCTGAAGGTAAAGATGCACTGCTGGAAAAGATTGTGCCACCGGATGTCAATGTGTTTTTTATGCGGCAGCGCGAAATGCTGGGGACAGGACATGCGCTTATGTTGGCAGAGAGTTTTACAGGTAATGAGCCTTTTGTTGTGGCTTATCCAGATGATTTGCACTTTGGAAAAAAGCCGCTTGCAGGACAGCTCATAGAGCGTTATAAAAAGACGGGCTGCTGCGTAATGGCAAGCATATATAATCCTCCCAATCTATCCAGATACGGGGTTCTAAAGATAGAGAACAACCGGGTTGTAGATATGGTAGAAAAGCCTGCTGCAGGTACTGAGCCGGGCAGGGATGCATCCATAGGAAGGTATCTTTATACTCCAGATATTTTTCCGCTGCTGCGTGAGGGATGGGAGAAGCATACTGGAGGTGAGTATTATCATCTCTATGCGCTCAAGAAGCTTATGACAGCAGGCAGGGTCGTAAATCACAGTATAGAGGGAGAGAGAATAGATACGGGCGAGCCGTCGGGATATCTGCTTGCTATTCTAAAGTATGCGGAAACAAGAAAAGAGCTGCTCCCCATACTCAAAGACTGGGCAGAGACTTTTCTTGACTCACATGGCACGTGA
- a CDS encoding phosphoglycerate dehydrogenase: protein MYKIQTLNKIATKGLDIFPRDKYEIASEFSNPDAILVRSAKMHDMPMGDRLLAIARAGAGTNNIPVEKCTERGIVVFNTPGANANSVKELVIAGLLISSRKIIRSIEWVRSIADRGDEIPALVEKEKSKFAGPELKGKTLGIIGLGAIGVMVANAAIALEMDVVGYDPYISVEAAWGLSSKVRRAGTLEKLIREADYISLHVPLTDDTRGLLNYEKFKLMKKGVKILNFARGGLVNNQDILKAIEEGLVDRYVTDFPDETLLKCEQVIPIPHLGASTPEAEENCAVMAVKQLRDFLEKGNIRNSVNFPNCEMDISGNTRLVIANKNIPDMVRKITAVLGESNINISDMLNKHRNSIAYNIIDVDGDIPDTLMHRLRQIEGVIMVRCIKPENN from the coding sequence ATGTATAAAATACAAACCCTCAATAAAATAGCAACAAAAGGTCTGGATATCTTTCCCAGAGATAAATATGAAATTGCATCGGAATTTTCCAATCCTGATGCGATACTTGTAAGAAGTGCCAAGATGCATGACATGCCTATGGGTGATAGACTTTTGGCAATAGCAAGAGCAGGTGCGGGAACCAATAACATACCCGTGGAAAAATGCACAGAGAGAGGGATAGTAGTATTCAATACCCCTGGAGCCAATGCCAACAGCGTAAAAGAGCTGGTTATAGCTGGACTGCTCATATCCTCCAGAAAAATAATTCGCTCTATAGAATGGGTACGTTCCATAGCTGACAGGGGCGATGAAATACCAGCTCTTGTGGAAAAAGAAAAATCTAAGTTTGCAGGTCCGGAACTCAAGGGAAAGACCCTTGGAATAATAGGACTCGGAGCAATAGGAGTAATGGTTGCAAATGCGGCCATAGCTTTAGAGATGGATGTAGTGGGATACGACCCATACATATCGGTAGAAGCTGCATGGGGATTATCTAGCAAGGTCAGGAGAGCAGGAACTCTGGAAAAACTAATAAGAGAAGCAGACTATATTAGCCTCCATGTCCCCCTTACGGACGACACACGCGGACTCCTTAACTACGAAAAATTCAAATTGATGAAAAAAGGAGTAAAAATACTCAACTTTGCAAGAGGAGGTCTTGTAAATAACCAGGATATACTCAAAGCAATAGAAGAAGGATTAGTTGACAGGTACGTAACAGATTTCCCAGACGAAACACTACTCAAGTGTGAGCAAGTCATTCCCATCCCACATCTGGGAGCATCCACACCAGAAGCAGAAGAAAACTGTGCGGTAATGGCAGTAAAACAACTCCGAGACTTCCTGGAAAAAGGAAACATCCGCAATTCTGTCAATTTTCCCAACTGCGAAATGGACATAAGCGGAAACACCCGTCTTGTCATAGCCAACAAAAATATACCGGACATGGTGAGAAAAATCACAGCAGTACTCGGAGAATCCAATATAAACATAAGTGACATGCTAAACAAACATAGAAACAGCATAGCATACAATATAATAGACGTAGACGGAGATATCCCTGATACCCTTATGCACAGACTAAGACAGATAGAAGGGGTAATAATGGTAAGATGCATAAAACCAGAAAACAATTGA
- a CDS encoding redox-sensing transcriptional repressor Rex translates to MTNFTEKTIPIPTLERLSALYGMLEKAEKEGAVFISSRTLGENLGHSPDIIRKDLSLVLRHKNNIEDKISSGNRGYNIKQLKTLLIEVLNIKNQHRTCIVGLGSLGSAILKYSEITVPEYRIVAGFDSNINKLELIQTETELFPSYMITEKISQLHIEIAILAVPPRAVEDSVYRLKKGGIKGIINFTPVTLAEDAIGIPVRNVSLRNEIRILSARL, encoded by the coding sequence GTGACAAATTTCACAGAAAAAACAATCCCTATTCCTACTCTAGAAAGACTCTCAGCTTTATACGGCATGCTCGAGAAAGCAGAAAAAGAGGGCGCTGTTTTTATATCTTCCAGAACACTTGGGGAAAACCTCGGACACAGCCCAGATATTATAAGAAAAGACCTTAGTCTGGTTCTAAGACACAAAAACAATATTGAGGACAAAATATCGAGCGGTAACAGAGGATACAATATAAAACAACTAAAAACTCTACTGATAGAGGTATTAAATATAAAAAACCAGCACAGGACATGCATTGTAGGGCTGGGAAGTCTTGGCTCAGCAATTTTAAAATACAGCGAGATAACCGTGCCAGAATACAGGATAGTGGCAGGGTTTGACAGCAACATAAACAAGCTAGAACTAATACAAACGGAAACAGAGCTGTTTCCATCTTATATGATTACAGAAAAGATAAGCCAACTGCATATAGAAATTGCAATTCTGGCAGTTCCACCCAGAGCAGTGGAAGACAGCGTATACAGACTAAAAAAGGGTGGAATAAAAGGAATAATCAATTTTACACCAGTAACATTGGCAGAGGATGCCATAGGCATCCCTGTACGCAATGTATCTCTTAGAAACGAGATACGCATATTATCAGCCAGGCTGTAA
- a CDS encoding glycosyltransferase family A protein: MTVSVVIPVYNRRELLTEALSSVYAQDKPDNVHIEVIVADDGSTDGSGELAEQYGAKHIRINHCGMPGKVRNIGVEKSSGDVIAFLDSDDIWESCKIAVQLSVFEKAMEKGVPLVHTREKWMRDGRELSQSKQRHKREGNIFPDALVKCIIGPSTTMISKEVFIELGGFREDLEVAEDYELWLRLTDRYDVDYVDEPLTIKRAGNWEQLSEKYGQIEIFRIQALQPLVDASFFTEKNQYLATLELIRKLEIYATGAEKRGKKELASEYREKVNFYKKRLTSRAM, encoded by the coding sequence ATGACAGTATCAGTTGTAATACCTGTATATAACAGAAGAGAGCTTTTGACAGAAGCTCTATCTTCTGTCTATGCTCAAGATAAGCCGGATAATGTACACATAGAAGTCATAGTAGCAGATGATGGCTCTACAGATGGTTCTGGCGAGCTTGCAGAACAATACGGTGCAAAGCATATACGCATAAACCACTGTGGTATGCCGGGAAAAGTGAGAAACATAGGCGTTGAGAAGTCTTCCGGAGATGTGATTGCTTTTCTTGACTCCGATGATATTTGGGAGTCCTGTAAAATTGCTGTCCAGCTTTCAGTATTTGAAAAAGCAATGGAAAAAGGCGTTCCTCTTGTACACACGAGAGAAAAATGGATGAGGGATGGAAGAGAACTATCTCAGAGCAAACAAAGACATAAAAGAGAAGGCAATATATTTCCGGATGCACTTGTAAAATGCATAATAGGCCCTTCTACCACGATGATTAGCAAAGAAGTTTTTATAGAGCTGGGAGGATTTAGAGAAGACCTTGAGGTAGCAGAAGACTATGAATTATGGTTGCGGCTTACAGATAGATACGATGTAGACTATGTGGATGAGCCACTCACAATCAAAAGGGCAGGAAACTGGGAACAACTCTCCGAAAAATACGGACAGATAGAAATATTTAGAATCCAGGCATTGCAGCCTCTGGTTGATGCCTCTTTTTTTACAGAAAAAAATCAATATCTTGCAACCCTGGAGCTTATAAGAAAACTAGAAATATACGCAACAGGAGCAGAAAAACGCGGGAAAAAGGAACTCGCATCGGAATACAGAGAAAAAGTCAATTTCTATAAAAAAAGACTTACCTCACGTGCCATGTGA
- a CDS encoding energy transducer TonB yields the protein MNFYTDNNFYLSLNVNTQVKDTVAVSAKDEKNVINATEKRKTEEINKKQKKNNLDSNEIQKKYLSNNNSNDNKNRKNKNTGLLTNFTPFYYINNDGLYKKPVLRRYEKPEYPPLARRKGEEGIVELLLKVSPGGQVVDVSIINSSGSRFLDRAAVEAARKFEFYPAVYSDKKIYTVYSISIRFELE from the coding sequence ATGAATTTTTATACGGATAATAATTTTTATCTTTCTCTTAATGTTAATACCCAAGTGAAAGATACAGTTGCTGTATCTGCAAAAGACGAGAAGAATGTTATTAATGCCACAGAGAAGAGAAAAACAGAAGAAATTAATAAAAAGCAAAAAAAAAACAACCTGGATTCTAATGAAATACAAAAAAAATATTTATCTAACAATAATAGTAATGATAATAAGAATAGGAAGAATAAAAATACTGGTTTGTTAACTAATTTCACGCCTTTTTATTACATTAATAATGATGGTTTATATAAAAAACCAGTGTTACGTAGATATGAGAAACCGGAGTATCCACCTCTTGCCAGACGTAAAGGAGAAGAAGGCATAGTAGAACTTCTTTTAAAAGTGAGTCCGGGGGGACAAGTTGTGGATGTATCTATAATAAATAGTTCCGGGAGCAGATTTTTAGATAGAGCGGCAGTAGAGGCAGCTAGAAAATTTGAGTTTTACCCTGCTGTATATTCAGATAAAAAAATATATACTGTTTATTCTATCAGCATAAGATTTGAATTAGAATGA
- the bcp gene encoding thioredoxin-dependent thiol peroxidase, translated as MLNIGDSAPDFCLVDDNGVHRRLSDFEGKKKVIYFYPRDNTPGCTTEACSFRDNYETILATGAVVIGISGDSVKSHANFKTKYDLPFYLLSDPNKEVIKAYQAWGKKKMYGREYEGIMRCTYITDENNRIIAVFPKVKPSSHVKEILDFLSNK; from the coding sequence ATGCTTAATATAGGTGATAGTGCACCTGATTTTTGTCTTGTTGATGACAATGGTGTACATAGACGCCTCTCTGATTTTGAAGGTAAGAAGAAGGTTATATATTTTTATCCCAGAGATAACACTCCTGGATGTACAACAGAAGCTTGTTCTTTTAGAGATAATTATGAGACAATCCTTGCTACTGGAGCTGTTGTAATAGGGATAAGCGGGGATTCTGTAAAAAGTCATGCCAATTTTAAGACAAAATACGACCTCCCCTTTTATCTGCTGAGTGATCCTAATAAAGAGGTGATAAAGGCATATCAGGCATGGGGAAAAAAGAAGATGTACGGCAGAGAATATGAAGGGATAATGCGTTGCACATATATTACAGATGAAAATAATAGGATAATAGCTGTTTTTCCCAAGGTTAAGCCTTCTTCTCATGTAAAAGAGATATTAGATTTCTTATCAAATAAATAG
- the serC gene encoding 3-phosphoserine/phosphohydroxythreonine transaminase, translated as MERVYNFSAGPSALPEEVLKQAAEEMLNYQGSGMSVMEMSHRSPVYDKIIKETEENLRKLMNIPENYAVLFLQGGASLQFSMVPINLLTRDKKAAYIDTGVWSTKAIKEAQKIGETLILASSRDKKYSYIPEVQNIPQDIEYLHITTNNTIYGTRYTSLPKTDAAIVADASSNILSEPVDINKFGIYYAGAQKNLGPAGVTIVIIRKDLIGREPENTPTMLAYKTHAEKNSLFNTPPCYNIYMVGLVLKWLQKQGGVEAIYQRNLEKASIIYDFLDNSELFTTMAEKKDRSIMNVVFFLPTEELTKKFLDEAAKNGLVNLKGHRDIGGLRASIYNAMPVEGVKKLVEFMKKFEKENRR; from the coding sequence ATGGAAAGAGTTTACAATTTTTCCGCAGGACCTTCCGCACTTCCGGAAGAGGTACTAAAGCAGGCAGCAGAAGAAATGCTCAACTACCAGGGCTCTGGGATGTCAGTAATGGAGATGAGCCACCGCTCTCCTGTTTATGATAAAATTATAAAGGAAACAGAAGAAAATCTGAGAAAGCTAATGAACATCCCCGAGAACTATGCAGTCCTGTTTTTGCAGGGAGGAGCATCTCTCCAATTTTCCATGGTTCCCATAAACCTTCTTACAAGAGACAAGAAGGCAGCTTATATAGACACAGGTGTATGGTCAACAAAAGCAATAAAAGAAGCACAAAAAATAGGTGAGACACTTATTCTTGCAAGCTCCAGGGATAAAAAATATAGCTATATTCCAGAAGTACAGAATATCCCACAAGATATAGAATATCTGCACATAACAACCAATAACACAATATACGGGACAAGATATACCTCTCTTCCCAAAACCGACGCTGCAATAGTAGCAGATGCATCCTCCAACATACTCTCAGAACCTGTGGATATAAACAAATTTGGCATATATTATGCCGGAGCACAAAAAAATCTGGGTCCCGCCGGTGTTACGATAGTCATAATCAGAAAAGATCTCATAGGAAGAGAACCAGAGAACACTCCCACAATGCTTGCCTATAAGACACATGCAGAAAAGAACTCACTCTTTAACACACCTCCATGCTATAATATCTACATGGTAGGGCTTGTTTTAAAGTGGCTTCAAAAACAGGGCGGAGTGGAAGCAATATACCAGAGAAATCTAGAAAAAGCTTCTATAATCTATGATTTTCTTGACAACTCCGAACTTTTTACAACAATGGCAGAAAAAAAAGACCGCTCCATCATGAATGTCGTATTTTTTCTACCCACAGAAGAACTTACAAAAAAGTTTCTTGACGAAGCAGCCAAAAATGGTCTAGTAAATCTCAAAGGACACAGGGACATAGGAGGACTTAGAGCAAGTATATACAATGCAATGCCTGTAGAAGGCGTAAAAAAGCTTGTCGAATTTATGAAAAAATTCGAAAAGGAAAACAGGAGATAA